A stretch of the Elusimicrobiota bacterium genome encodes the following:
- a CDS encoding 4-hydroxythreonine-4-phosphate dehydrogenase PdxA translates to MSKPTIVITVGDPAGIGPEIVKKTVSQKSVLKICNPVVIGSSKNFVPGKHSKKSDVAAVSFLNKAVELVKNGEADAIITAPVSKSAFGRIGGHTEFLANRFGLKNVEMLMVADNIKVLLLTRHIPLKDVSKNISTKKIAETTIYVCDFIKQFFRIKNPKIVICGLNPHCADNGLIGNDEKQKIIPAIQILKKNGFNVTGPVNPEIAFLSKNSDLIVCMYHDQAMLPLKILQPDKIVNVTVGLPFIRTSPGHGTAYDIAGKGIANPSAMIEAIKLAAFLTEGN, encoded by the coding sequence ATGTCAAAACCTACCATTGTTATTACTGTTGGCGACCCGGCGGGTATAGGTCCGGAAATCGTAAAAAAAACGGTTTCACAAAAATCAGTTCTTAAAATCTGTAACCCGGTTGTAATTGGCAGTTCAAAAAATTTTGTTCCTGGAAAGCATTCTAAAAAAAGCGATGTGGCTGCAGTTTCGTTTTTGAATAAAGCAGTAGAACTTGTGAAAAATGGCGAAGCAGATGCAATAATTACAGCGCCAGTTTCTAAATCAGCATTTGGAAGAATAGGCGGGCATACCGAATTTCTTGCGAATAGATTCGGACTAAAAAATGTTGAAATGCTGATGGTTGCGGACAATATAAAGGTGCTGTTACTAACAAGACATATCCCACTGAAAGATGTATCAAAAAATATAAGTACAAAAAAAATTGCTGAAACTACAATATATGTTTGTGATTTTATAAAGCAATTTTTTAGAATAAAAAATCCTAAAATAGTCATTTGCGGATTGAATCCACACTGTGCTGATAATGGATTGATTGGTAATGATGAAAAGCAGAAAATAATTCCTGCGATACAAATTCTTAAAAAAAATGGGTTTAATGTAACAGGACCGGTAAATCCAGAAATCGCATTCTTATCAAAAAACTCGGATTTGATTGTCTGTATGTATCACGACCAAGCGATGCTGCCGCTAAAGATTTTACAACCTGATAAGATAGTAAATGTAACTGTCGGGCTTCCTTTTATACGAACTTCGCCAGGGCATGGTACTGCTTACGATATTGCAGGTAAAGGTATTGCGAATCCTTCAGCAATGATAGAAGCGATAAAACTTGCTGCTTTCTTGACAGAAGGCAATTAA
- a CDS encoding HNH endonuclease, producing the protein MSDVLVLNKKFYAIHITTWQKALSLVYVDHASVVDSSYKTYSFSDWKDISQYIKEHPAGFVHTPSFKIAIPEVILLKFYDELPPMDIKFTRKNIYEHYKYRCCYCGKKKPTSELNLEHVIPVSRGGTTDWLNVVIACITCNLKKANRTPAEAGMRLRVIPSKPEWKGPISLCLKTGIKLKASWQKFIDTIYWNTELE; encoded by the coding sequence ATGTCTGATGTTTTAGTATTAAACAAAAAATTTTATGCGATTCATATAACAACATGGCAAAAAGCACTCTCGCTTGTTTATGTTGACCATGCCAGTGTTGTTGATAGTAGTTATAAAACATATTCTTTTAGTGACTGGAAGGATATTTCACAGTATATAAAAGAACATCCAGCTGGTTTTGTCCATACACCATCGTTTAAGATTGCAATTCCGGAAGTCATCCTTTTGAAATTCTACGATGAACTTCCACCGATGGATATAAAATTTACACGAAAAAACATTTACGAACATTACAAATATAGATGCTGTTATTGTGGCAAGAAGAAACCTACCAGCGAACTCAATCTTGAACATGTGATTCCGGTAAGTCGTGGTGGTACAACTGATTGGCTGAATGTTGTTATCGCTTGTATTACCTGCAATCTCAAGAAAGCGAATCGGACACCTGCTGAAGCAGGAATGAGACTACGGGTTATACCATCCAAACCTGAATGGAAAGGACCTATCTCACTGTGTCTTAAAACAGGTATAAAACTTAAAGCATCGTGGCAGAAGTTTATTGATACTATTTACTGGAATACTGAGTTAGAATAA
- the rsmA gene encoding 16S rRNA (adenine(1518)-N(6)/adenine(1519)-N(6))-dimethyltransferase RsmA, which yields MRACIGQHFLIDKNIARKIVNSLNILPSDTIIEIGAGDGVLTAELKKFLSPKKIIAVEIDKILAAKLAKKFYGIKIVNTDFLRWRVPKKRKLKFVANLPYYIATAIIHKILHLNNWELAVFTIQKEVANRIKAQHGTTDYGILSVASQLFCKIEKLVEIPSSCFKPQPEVTSTVIKLTRLKKPLVTKNNEKNFFRVVKSAFLHRRKTILNSLAIELKVGRDILLKKLLQSGISPSARAEMVSINDFIKLTKVLF from the coding sequence ATGAGAGCATGCATTGGACAGCACTTTCTGATTGATAAAAATATCGCCCGAAAAATAGTTAATTCCTTAAATATTCTGCCATCTGACACAATTATAGAAATAGGTGCTGGAGATGGGGTTTTAACAGCAGAACTTAAAAAATTTTTGTCTCCCAAAAAAATAATTGCAGTTGAAATTGATAAAATTCTTGCGGCTAAACTTGCTAAAAAATTTTACGGGATAAAAATTGTCAATACAGATTTTTTAAGATGGCGGGTTCCGAAAAAACGAAAACTGAAATTTGTTGCAAACCTGCCGTACTATATTGCAACTGCAATTATCCATAAAATTCTGCATCTGAATAATTGGGAACTGGCGGTTTTTACAATTCAAAAAGAGGTTGCCAACCGGATAAAAGCACAGCATGGTACAACTGACTACGGTATTTTATCTGTTGCATCTCAATTATTTTGTAAGATTGAAAAATTGGTTGAGATACCAAGCAGTTGTTTCAAACCTCAACCTGAAGTTACATCAACTGTAATAAAACTTACACGGCTCAAAAAACCGCTTGTTACAAAGAATAATGAAAAGAATTTTTTTAGAGTTGTTAAATCGGCTTTTTTACACAGGCGTAAAACGATATTAAACTCGCTCGCTATTGAACTTAAAGTTGGCAGGGATATTTTATTAAAAAAACTTTTACAGTCAGGTATTTCACCTTCTGCACGGGCAGAAATGGTTTCAATAAATGATTTTATAAAACTGACTAAAGTTTTGTTTTGA
- a CDS encoding type II secretion system protein GspG yields MKKFNRANFGFTLIELMIAVAVIAILLGISVTKMGGILQKIKIEQAKGQMKALAIALKEFYIDVGCFPPLDSTETVWANGALGYAVTGGTGNLAAPNGNTMIPWEDYLIRNLNAYNGLPNSKAGGPYISKCPNDPWKHRYLFRNSADFTNILPAIVCMGPKGIDNGANLATSTFEPRIYNIWEPAWKEKYKPDKEGFSFIPRNENADHLPTGSDPDFLIVLWMGSK; encoded by the coding sequence ATGAAAAAATTTAATCGCGCTAATTTTGGCTTCACACTGATTGAACTGATGATTGCTGTTGCAGTCATCGCTATTCTGCTTGGTATTTCTGTAACCAAGATGGGCGGGATTTTACAAAAAATAAAAATAGAACAGGCAAAAGGACAGATGAAAGCATTAGCAATCGCACTCAAAGAGTTCTATATAGATGTCGGCTGTTTTCCACCGCTAGATTCTACAGAGACTGTTTGGGCTAATGGAGCTTTAGGGTATGCTGTTACTGGCGGGACAGGTAATCTTGCTGCCCCGAATGGAAATACTATGATTCCGTGGGAAGATTATCTGATAAGGAATCTAAATGCGTATAACGGCTTACCAAACTCTAAAGCAGGTGGGCCTTATATTAGTAAATGTCCTAATGACCCATGGAAACACAGGTATCTGTTTAGAAATTCAGCAGACTTTACTAATATACTGCCTGCGATTGTCTGTATGGGACCCAAAGGAATAGATAACGGTGCCAATCTTGCCACTTCAACTTTTGAGCCGCGTATATATAATATATGGGAACCTGCTTGGAAAGAAAAATATAAACCTGATAAAGAGGGCTTTTCGTTTATACCACGTAATGAAAATGCTGACC